The DNA region GTCGAGCGCGCTGGGCAAGCGGAAGCCCCAGTCGACGAGCGTCTCTTTTCGCGAGCGGTCGCCTTTGTACATCGCGCCCACCTGCGGAATGGTCTGGTGCGACTCGTCCACCAGCAAGAGGTAGTCGCGCGGGAAGTAGTCGAGCAGGCAGGGCGGCGTCTCGCCCGCGGCGCGTCCGCCCAGGTGCCGCGAGTAGTTCTCGATGCCCGAGCAGAAGCCCATCTGCTCGATCATCTCCAGGTCGAACATCGTGCGCTGCTCGAGCCGCTGGGCCTCGATGAGCCGGTTCTTGCTCTTGAGCTCGGTGAGCCGCTCGCGCAGCTCGTCGCGGATCTTGCCGATGGCGATGCGGCGCTGCTCTTCGGGCGTCGTGTAGTGCGACGCCGGGAAGATGGTGACCTTCTCGATCTCCGAGAGCACCTTTCCGCGGAGCGGGTCGAACTCCTGGATGGTCTCCACCTCGTCGCCGAAGAACGACACCCGAATGGCGATCTCCTCCGCGTACATCGGGAAGATCTCCAGGACGTCGCCGCGCACGCGGAAGGTGCCCCGGTGGAAGTCCATGTCGTTGCGCGGGTACTGCATGTCCACGAGCTGGCGCATGAGCGCGTCGCGCTCGACGGTCATGCCCTTCTGCAGCTTGGCAGCCATCTCGAAGTAGGTCTTCGAGGCGCCGAGGCCGTAGATGCACGAGACGCTCGCGACCACCAGCACGTCCTCGCGCGTGCGCAGCGAGCGCGTCGCCGAGTGGCGCATGCGCTCGATCTCCTCGTTCACCAGCGAGTCCTTCTCGATGTACGTGTCCGTGGTCGGGACGTACGCCTCGGGCTGGTAGTAGTCGTAGTAGCTGACGAAGTACTCGATGGCGTTCTTGGGGAAGAGCGACTTGAACTCGCCGTAGAGCTGCGCGGCCAGGGTCTTGTTGTGGGCGATGACCAGGGTCGGCTTCTGCACCGCGGCCACGACCTGGGCCATGGTGAAGGTCTTGCCGCTGCCGGTGACGCCGAGCAGGACCTGGTGCTTCTCGCCGCGCTCGATGCCCTCGCTGAGCTCCTGGATGGCGCGCGGCTGGTCGCCCGTCGGCTCGTACTCCGACTCGATCGCGAACTTCATGCAGGCTTTCTAGCAACGTGGCGCGATCCACGCATGCGCCGAAAACACCGACGCCCCGCCCCGGCGGACCGGGAGCGGGGCGTCTGGCCAGCGACGTCCGACTACTGCTGGGTGAACGTCACCGTGCTGGCCTCGGCGGCCTCGACCTCGGTCTGCGAGCGCGGGAAGTTGAAGT from Deltaproteobacteria bacterium includes:
- the uvrB gene encoding excinuclease ABC subunit UvrB, whose amino-acid sequence is MKFAIESEYEPTGDQPRAIQELSEGIERGEKHQVLLGVTGSGKTFTMAQVVAAVQKPTLVIAHNKTLAAQLYGEFKSLFPKNAIEYFVSYYDYYQPEAYVPTTDTYIEKDSLVNEEIERMRHSATRSLRTREDVLVVASVSCIYGLGASKTYFEMAAKLQKGMTVERDALMRQLVDMQYPRNDMDFHRGTFRVRGDVLEIFPMYAEEIAIRVSFFGDEVETIQEFDPLRGKVLSEIEKVTIFPASHYTTPEEQRRIAIGKIRDELRERLTELKSKNRLIEAQRLEQRTMFDLEMIEQMGFCSGIENYSRHLGGRAAGETPPCLLDYFPRDYLLLVDESHQTIPQVGAMYKGDRSRKETLVDWGFRLPSALDNRPLKFDEFEKLVNQIVYVSATPAEYELQKASGVVVEQIIRPTGLMDPPIDVRPVSNQIDDLLEEIRKRVEKGERVLVTTLTKRMAEELTEYYADVGVRVKYLHSDIDTLERVAIIRDLRLGLFDVLVGINLLREGLDIPEVSLVAILDADKEGFLRSSVSLIQTVGRAARNIEGRVIMYADKITESMKRAMSETDRRRAAQLAYNEAHHITPKGVKKAILDLSIAAPYAMDAGYGGVAMAAEKLDEEPLSKDDIKKLMDETGKAMTDAAEALDFEKAAVLRDKLLVLKDMDLGLKPPLPGLLEVRPVAEEPKSQPKRFRKDKRGPRGKRA